A single window of Leptolyngbya ohadii IS1 DNA harbors:
- a CDS encoding plasmid replication protein, CyRepA1 family, whose translation MTTLLTPSKTTPDRPSHITQAHWDEWVIGSQVDPEIVAMNVRSVEDVEIDPYTHEVTTPIHDLLNWKFTRFGHRVKASLRGWLVSGVEGWVRFKPDADTPIYGKDGKPAKYLGPKGEQSRLILLDVPLHIWKAIANRYDAPMPLAPERTTFWQWVIEQNIPVIPIEGEKKAGTLLTLGYAAIALPGITGGVRTRDEHQNPLSHPYLLPDLKPFATPKRQVYICFDYEPRQKQLIELNREIAKLSEHFSKGKCAVKVIQLPGKEKGVDDFVVAQGAEAFHRLYSSALSTELWQASRLSKLSHPADLTLNQRYLGKLPIPGSAKLIILKSPKGTGKTESFVEIVAEATRNGQPVLLISHRVQLAQAICERIGIPYVSEVRSFEGGMMLGFGVCIDSLHSESQARFNAEAWNDVLVIVDECEQVIWHALSATTEVKNHRIPILQSLKTLLCNVVESANGKIILADADVSDLSIEFIWGLLEQKIQPWIAVNEWQPNEPWTIHNYTHKSPEQWFAALTRHLETAEGATYVTTQSQKPKSRWSTRTLESLFSRRFPNKRILRIDSETIVDPGHPAYNCTSHLNEVLPNYDLVLVSPSIETGVSIDIRGHFTSVWGCFQGVCPENSARQALARVREPVDRHIWATRYGFSKEGNGSASVRSILAAEYQVAKISQQLVQVISYDEEAIATYATSLKIWAKMAARINAGRLHYRETILHNLQREGHLIKEVNQIGETLELVGELQAVRDEQYLKEREATASADGITANQYEELKGKKTKTPEELHKQRKHELHTRYQVEVTPELVEKDDDGWYPRLRLYYFLTIGRCFLQGRDKQTLENIVQTSGLWLPTMNRSQYTTKIQVLEALALRTLLNPDAEFNGGTKAQEYENAHPLLYDLAAKAKRFAWQIKTFLGVSISESMSPIQIAQSLLGKLGIKLTCDRQEGGKGNRQRIYRFLLPKDGRDEILSGWFHRDEVTRNQSEMHTPGKYIETAVGGSAA comes from the coding sequence GTGACCACATTACTCACCCCATCCAAGACAACACCCGATCGCCCATCGCATATCACCCAGGCTCATTGGGATGAGTGGGTAATCGGCTCCCAGGTCGATCCCGAAATCGTCGCAATGAACGTTCGCAGTGTCGAAGATGTCGAAATCGACCCCTACACCCACGAAGTCACCACCCCCATTCACGACCTCTTGAACTGGAAGTTCACCCGTTTTGGTCATCGGGTCAAAGCTAGCCTCAGAGGGTGGCTCGTTTCAGGGGTAGAAGGGTGGGTAAGATTCAAGCCCGATGCAGACACGCCGATTTACGGCAAAGACGGCAAGCCTGCCAAGTATCTCGGACCTAAAGGCGAACAGAGCCGCCTGATTTTGCTGGATGTACCGCTGCACATCTGGAAGGCGATCGCCAATCGCTACGATGCCCCTATGCCCCTTGCTCCAGAACGGACAACCTTCTGGCAGTGGGTGATCGAGCAAAACATCCCTGTCATTCCGATCGAAGGTGAGAAAAAAGCTGGAACACTGTTGACTTTGGGCTATGCCGCGATCGCCCTTCCCGGTATTACCGGGGGAGTTCGGACGAGGGATGAACATCAAAATCCTCTCTCCCACCCCTACCTGCTCCCAGACCTCAAACCCTTCGCCACCCCAAAGCGGCAAGTTTACATCTGCTTCGACTACGAGCCGCGCCAAAAGCAGCTTATTGAATTGAATCGGGAGATCGCCAAGCTCTCCGAACATTTCAGCAAAGGCAAGTGTGCTGTCAAAGTCATCCAGCTCCCTGGCAAGGAAAAGGGCGTTGATGACTTCGTAGTAGCTCAAGGCGCAGAAGCTTTTCATCGGCTCTACAGCAGTGCCCTATCTACCGAACTCTGGCAGGCAAGCCGCCTGAGCAAACTGAGCCATCCCGCAGACCTCACCCTTAACCAGCGCTATCTGGGCAAGCTCCCCATTCCCGGCAGCGCAAAGCTCATCATCCTCAAATCGCCCAAAGGCACAGGCAAAACTGAATCCTTTGTAGAAATCGTTGCCGAAGCCACCCGCAACGGACAGCCAGTGTTGCTCATCTCTCACCGAGTCCAGCTCGCCCAGGCAATCTGCGAGCGCATCGGCATCCCCTACGTCTCCGAAGTCCGCTCCTTTGAAGGCGGTATGATGCTCGGCTTTGGGGTATGTATCGACTCGCTGCATTCCGAATCTCAAGCCAGATTCAACGCCGAAGCCTGGAACGATGTGCTGGTCATTGTGGACGAATGCGAGCAGGTCATCTGGCACGCTCTGAGCGCGACCACCGAAGTTAAAAACCACCGCATTCCGATTCTGCAATCGCTGAAAACCTTGCTCTGCAACGTTGTGGAATCAGCCAACGGCAAAATCATCCTTGCCGATGCCGACGTGAGTGATCTATCAATCGAATTTATCTGGGGACTGCTGGAGCAGAAGATTCAGCCCTGGATTGCTGTTAACGAGTGGCAACCTAACGAACCCTGGACAATTCACAACTACACCCACAAATCCCCAGAGCAGTGGTTTGCCGCCCTTACCCGACATCTGGAAACAGCGGAAGGAGCAACCTACGTCACCACCCAATCCCAGAAGCCAAAATCCCGCTGGTCTACCCGAACCCTAGAATCCCTCTTCTCACGTCGATTCCCCAATAAGCGCATCCTGCGAATCGACTCTGAAACCATCGTTGATCCGGGGCATCCCGCCTACAACTGCACATCGCACCTGAACGAAGTGCTGCCCAATTACGATCTGGTGCTGGTCAGCCCTTCAATTGAAACCGGAGTCAGTATCGACATCAGAGGGCACTTCACCTCCGTTTGGGGCTGCTTCCAGGGAGTCTGTCCCGAAAATAGCGCACGGCAGGCACTCGCACGGGTCAGGGAACCCGTCGATCGTCATATCTGGGCAACCCGCTACGGCTTCAGCAAAGAAGGCAATGGCTCTGCTTCAGTGCGGTCAATTTTGGCGGCAGAATATCAGGTTGCCAAAATCAGCCAGCAGCTTGTCCAGGTCATCTCCTACGACGAAGAAGCGATCGCCACCTATGCAACCTCCCTCAAAATCTGGGCAAAGATGGCAGCTCGCATCAATGCAGGCAGACTTCACTATCGGGAAACCATCCTGCACAACCTCCAGAGGGAAGGGCATCTCATCAAGGAAGTGAACCAGATCGGCGAAACCCTGGAGCTGGTGGGAGAACTGCAAGCCGTTCGCGATGAGCAGTACCTCAAGGAACGTGAGGCAACCGCCAGCGCCGACGGCATCACCGCTAACCAGTATGAGGAGCTAAAGGGTAAGAAAACTAAAACGCCTGAAGAACTGCACAAACAGCGTAAGCACGAACTCCACACCCGTTATCAGGTCGAAGTCACCCCCGAACTGGTGGAGAAAGATGACGACGGCTGGTATCCCCGGCTGCGGCTCTATTACTTCCTCACCATCGGCAGGTGCTTCCTTCAGGGTCGAGATAAACAAACTCTGGAGAACATCGTTCAGACCAGTGGTTTGTGGCTTCCCACTATGAACCGATCGCAGTACACCACCAAAATCCAGGTACTCGAAGCTCTCGCCCTGCGAACCCTACTGAATCCTGATGCTGAATTCAACGGAGGAACTAAAGCGCAGGAATACGAGAATGCACACCCTCTCCTATACGACCTAGCGGCAAAGGCAAAGCGGTTCGCATGGCAAATCAAAACCTTCCTGGGAGTCAGCATCTCAGAATCTATGTCGCCGATCCAAATTGCTCAGTCGCTTCTGG